One stretch of Passer domesticus isolate bPasDom1 chromosome 2, bPasDom1.hap1, whole genome shotgun sequence DNA includes these proteins:
- the MAP3K15 gene encoding mitogen-activated protein kinase kinase kinase 15 isoform X4 codes for MVHLGGEASTVLECREGFAIKRMDLESKKGAMISKREKKTLLFTECSRCYSRRNNAGDREKALQVMLQVLQTCDHPAPDMFCLCGRIYKDMFLDSDCKDTNSRDHSIEWYRKGFELQPTLYSGINLAVLLLVAGQQFESSMELRKIGVRLNSLLGRKGSLEKMNNYWDVGQFFSVSMLANDVGKAVQAAEKLFKLKPPVWYLKSLVQNLMLIQRFKKLTIEHSPKQERLAFWLDIIFEATKETTNGLRFPVLVIEPTKVYQPAYVSINSEADESSLSLWHVSPPEMKQIHEWNFTASSIRGISISKFDERCCFLYVHDNYDDFQIYFSTENQCSRFCGLVKEILSDAVGSTLELEGEIDGDTLEYEYDYDENGERVVLGKGTYGIVYAGRDLSNQVRIAIKEIPERDSRYSQPLHEEIALHKYLKHRNIVQYLGSVSENGYIKIFMEQVPGGSLSALLRSKWGPMKEPTIKFYTKQILEGLKYLHENQIVHRDIKGDNVLVNTYSGVVKISDFGTSKRLAGINPCTETFTGTLQYMAPEIIDKGPRGYGAPADIWSLGCTIIEMATGKPPFHELGEPQAAMFKVGMFKIHPEIPESVSAETKAFILLCFEPDPSKRVTASDLLRDSFLKQVNKGKKNKIAFKPSDYTRNTSLPLPVHGEQAGSSSSEHGSVSPDSDVQHDVFFERPKRSISEIQTRHPISHLLSVPDEGSASEDRSTSPSVEDKDSGLFLLRKDSERRAILYKILKEEQDKVASNLQECIAQSSEELQLSVDHIKQIIGILRDFIHSPEQRVMASTISKLKMDLDFDSTSINQIHLVLFGFQDAVNKVLRNHLIRPHWMFAMDNIIRRAVQAAVTILIPELRTHFEPTSETEGGDKDADEVEESFQPSEQNGAEDAAITSGVSSLSSVVSHKAQQQLSQELGRLKHDTLRLLENLIQKEKEYQTLLRQSLEQKTQELQLLQLKLKPKDSQWSAATFRENADPELMNWLKQQGADLDTIKRFAEEDYTLSAVLNDITKDDLWYLQLRGGLRCRIWNAILNHRQTSGKTSVQVNALQEHQMGISK; via the exons aagaaatAATGCAGGTGACAGAGAGAAGGCACTACAAGTTATGCTTCAAGTCCTGCAGACATGTGATCACCCTGCTCCAGACATGTTTTGCTTATGTGGGAGGATCTACAAGGATATGTTTCTTGATTCTGACTGTAAAGATACCAACAGTCGAGATCATTCCATTGAatg GTACCGCAAAGGATTTGAACTCCAGCCAACTCTCTATTCTGGAATTAACCTTGCAGTTTTGCTGCTTGTTGCAGGACAACAGTTTGAAAGCTCAATGGAACTGAGAAAAATAG GTGTACGGTTAAACAGTTTAttgggaagaaaaggaagcCTAGAAAAAATGAACAATTACTGGGATGTGGGACAGTTCTTCAGTGTGAGCATGCTGGCAAATGATGTTGGTAAAGCAGTACAAGCAGCAGAGAAGCTTTTTAAGCTGAAACCTCCAGTGTG GTACTTGAAATCATTAGTTCAGAATCTGATGTTAATTCAGCGTTTCAAGAAACTCACCATAGAACATTCTCCTAAACAAGAAAGATTGGCTTTCTGGCTAGATATAATTTTTGAGGCAACGAAAGAAACAACTAATGGACTGAGATTTCCA GTTTTGGTGATAGAACCAACTAAAGTCTACCAGCCTGCCTATGTTTCAATCAACAGTGAAGCAGATGAGAGCTCGCTGTCTTTGTGGCATGTCTCTCCCCCTGAAATG AAACAGATTCATGAATGGAATTTCACAGCTTCTTCCATTAGGGGAATAAG CATTTCCAAGTTTGATGAACGATGTTGTTTTCTTTATGTCCATGATAACTATGACGACTTTCAAATCTACTTTTCTACAGAAAACCAATGTAGTAG gttcTGTGGTTTAGTGAAAGAAATTTTGTCTGATGCAGTTGGAAGTACTTTGGAACTAGAAGGAGAAATAGATGGAGACACATTAGAG TATGAATATGATTATGATGAGAATGGTGAAAGGGTAGTTCTAGGGAAAGGTACTTATGGAATAGTTTatgctggaagagaccttagcAACCAGGTCCGAATAGCCATCAAAGAAATACCTGAGAGAGACAGCAG gtatTCTCAACCTCTTCATGAAGAGATAGCACTgcacaaatatttaaaacatcGGAACATTGTCCAGTATCTTGGATCTGTTTCAGAAAATGGGTACATTAAGATTTTTATGGAGCAGGTGCCAGGAG GCAGCCTCTCAGCTCTCTTAAGATCTAAGTGGGGCCCAATGAAAGAACCTACAATTAAATTTTACACCAAGCAGATTCTGGAAGGCCTCAAGTATCTCCATGAGAACCAGATTGTACACAGAGATATAAAG GGGGACAATGTTCTGGTGAACACCTACAGTGGCGTGGTCAAGATATCAGATTTTGGTACTTCCAAACGGCTGGCAGGCATCAATCCATGCACTGAAACCTTTACAG GGACCTTGCAGTACATGGCTCCAGAAATCATTGATAAAGGACCACGAGGATATGGTGCTCCAGCTgacatctggtccctgggctgTACCATTATTGAGATGGCAACAGGCAAACCTCCATTTCATGAACTAGGGGAGCCTCAAGCTGCAATGTTTAAA GTTGGGATGTTTAAGATTCATCCTGAAATTCCAGAATCAGTCTCTGCTGAAACAAAAGCCTTTATTTTGCTCTGTTTTGAACCTGATCCTAGTAAACGTGTTACAGCATCTGATTTGCTCAGAGATTCTTTCCTGAAGCAAGTGAACAAgggcaagaaaaacaaaattgcaTTCAAACCTTCAG ATTATACTCGGAACACATCCCTGCCACTGCCAGTCCATGGGGAGCAGGCTGGCAGTAGCAGCAGCGAGCATGGCTCTGTTTCACCAGACTCTGATGTACAGCATGATGTGTTTTTTGAAAGGCCAAAGAGATCCATTTCAGAGATTCAGACAAGGCATCCCATTTCTCATTTACTAAG TGTCCCTGATGAGGGCTCTGCCTCGGAGGACAGGAGCACCTCGCCGTCCGTGGAGGATAAGGACTCCGGGCTGTTCCTGCTGCGCAAGGACAGCGAACGCCGAGCGATCCTCTATAAAATCCTTAAGGAGGAACAGGATAAAGTTGCTTCCAATTTGCAGGAGTGCATTGCACAG agCTCTGAAGAACTGCAGCTTTCAGTGGACCACATCAAGCAGATTATTGGGATTTTAAGGGACTTCATACACTCTCCTGAGCAGAGAGTGATGGCTTCTACAATATCCAAGTTGAAAATGGATTTGGACTTTGACAGCACTTCCATCAATCAAATTCATCTGGTGCTGTTTGGATTCCAGGATGCA GTGAACAAAGTGTTAAGAAATCACTTAATAAGACCCCACTGGATGTTTGCAATGGATAACATCATCCGCCGTGCAGTCCAAGCAGCAGTCACTATTCTTATTCCAG AGCTTCGCACTCACTTTGAGCCAACGTCAGAAACTGAAGGTGGGGACAAGGACGCTGATGAAGTGGAGGAGAGTTTCCAGCCCTCTGAACAAAACGGGGCTGAGGACGCTGCCATCACATCAGGGGTCAGCAGCCTCAGTTCTGTGGTGTCACAcaaggctcagcagcagctcagccaggagctgggcagacTTAAACATGACACTTTAAG GCTTTTGGAAAACCTCATTCAGAAGGAGAAAGAGTATCAGACCCTCTTACGACAATCTTTGGAGCAGAAGACTCAGGAATTACAATTGCTTCAATTAAAACTCAAACCCAAAG ATTCCCAGTGGTCTGCAGCAACTTTTAGAGAGAATGCAGACCCTGAGCTCATGAACTGGTTGAAACAGCAAGGAGCAGATTTGGATACCATTAAGAgg TTTGCTGAAGAAGATTACACACTAAGTGCTGTCCTTAATGATATCACCAAAGATGACTTGTGGTATCTTCAGCTGCg GGGTGGTCTTCGCTGCAGAATCTGGAATGCAATCCTAAACCACCGACAAACATCTGGCAAGACCTCAGTGCAGGTCAATGCTTTGCAAGAACACCAAATGGGAATAAGCAAATGA